In Harmonia axyridis chromosome 6, icHarAxyr1.1, whole genome shotgun sequence, a single window of DNA contains:
- the LOC123681814 gene encoding embryonic polarity protein dorsal-like, whose protein sequence is MMFNGGCEILQPTSIQTIENNTRAKHDAYVKIIEQPAPKALRFRYLCEGRSAGSIPGISSTPENKTFPAIQVVGYQGRAVVVVSCVTKDQPYRPHPHNLVGREGCKRGVCTLEIPTETMSIQFCNLGIQCVKKKEIETALRLREEIRVDPFRTGFNHRNQPTSIDLNSVRLCFQVFLEGEKKGKFTVPLPPVVSEPVYDKKTASDLVIVKLSHCVSAADGDRPEIIMLCEKITKEDIQIRFYEERDGMLIWEDFGEFQPAQVHKQVAICFKPPRYHNSEISDPTKVFIQLRRPSDGATSEPIPFQFLPILPVIDKKRKRAKLDSLLNLTNEMALGGNSPFLNIKMEPRECSFPWTQGTVNLMPMNANVPSLPTAGALPPMSWNLPYSPNIQGAQISQPTPTNLMDSGALRSLLDLDSHTEFKQISLNSGELGPYEPTLDVTNLSDTLNTNLSLTDIQVGDDQNMTDSLTRLANNTIDRICQGTNNFK, encoded by the exons ATGATGTTCAACGGTGGCTGTGAAATCCTACAACCCACCTCTATACAGACCATAGAGAACAACACAAGAGCGAAACATGACGCCTACGTGAAAATCATAGAACAGCCAGCGCCAAAAGCACTACGATTTCGTTATCTATGTGAGGGTAGATCAGCCGGTTCTATTCCTGGTATATCCAGTACACCTGAAAACAAGACTTTCCCGGCTATCCAAGTGGTAGGATATCAAGGCAGAGCAGTTGTGGTAGTCTCTTGTGTCACAAAAGATCAACCTTATAG GCCACACCCCCACAACTTAGTTGGAAGAGAAGGATGTAAACGAGGAGTATGCACACTGGAAATACCGACTGAGACGATGTCCATCCAGTTCTGTAATTTAGGAATACAATGCGTTAAAAAGAAGGAAATCGAAACAGCCTTACGTCTCAGGGAAGAAATTAGGGTGGACCCCTTCAGAA CCGGCTTCAACCACAGAAACCAACCAACCTCCATCGACCTCAACTCTGTGAGGTTATGTTTCCAGGTTTTTCTGGAGGGTGAGAAGAAAGGCAAGTTTACGGTACCACTTCCTCCGGTGGTCAGTGAGCCAGTTTACGACAAAAAGACAGCCTCCGATCTGGTCATTGTCAAGTTGTCGCACTGTGTAAGTGCCGCAGATGGAGACAGACCAGAGATTATAATGCTCTGTGAGAAG ATCACAAAAGAAGACATACAGATCAGGTTTTACGAAGAACGGGATGGCATGTTGATATGGGAGGATTTCGGAGAGTTTCAACCGGCCCAGGTGCACAAGCAGGTTGCGATCTGTTTCAAACCTCCCAGATATCACAATTCGGAAATCAGCGACcccacgaaagttttcatacaGTTGAGGAGGCCGTCGGATGGCGCCACCAGCGAACCAATCCCCTTTCAATTCCTACCGATACTACCTGTGATAGACAAGAAGAGGAAACGCGCAAAATTGGACAGTCTGTTGAATCTAACCAACGAGATGGCGCTGGGGGGCAACTCACCGTTCCTGAACATAAAGATGGAGCCTAGAGAATGCAGTTTCCCTTGGACACAAGGCACGGTCAACTTGATGCCTATGAACGCGAATGTGCCCAGTTTGCCGACGGCCGGAGCCCTGCCTCCGATGTCCTGGAACCTCCCGTACAGCCCGAACATACAGGGTGCTCAAATCAGTCAGCCGACTCCAACGAACCTCATGGATAGCGGTGCTTTGAGGAGTCTTCTGGACCTGGACTCTCACACCGAATTCAAGCAGATTAGCTTGAATTCTGGGGAGCTGGGGCCCTATGAACCAACCCTGGACGTGACCAATCTCTCCGATACCCTCAATACCAACCTGTCTTTGACCGACATTCAGGTGGGAGACGATCAGAACATGACGGATAGTTTGACAAGGCTTGCCAACAATACGATAGATAGAATATGTCAGGGAACGAACAATTTCAAGTAG
- the LOC123681815 gene encoding sporozoite surface protein 2-like, which translates to MRWIIYVAVLMSAALSLSAEEDSTSPPHGYNSQQQGGSRLYPSLTGVSDYNNNRNPNYGQPGNNYNSGSQYPYQQPGNNQPYPIGTGPYNMSYSGYPSGVNNANYNNRYNSSLPTYPNHNNLPSQNNYGTNPHRPFGTQGGTVKNPYQNHQNATRPYNPAYPNSRQPAYPTNPTYPNNPTYPINPTYPNNPAYPTNPTYPNNSRYPNNPSYPNYPAGNQGYRNNGTSYPRQPATNSNPHRPFGQPPRGGATQPNYNPYYKH; encoded by the exons ATGAGGTGGATAATATACGTAGCGGTGCTGATGAGCGCAGCTTTATCGCTAAGTGCTGAGGAAGACTCTACCA gTCCCCCCCATGGATATAACTCCCAACAGCAAGGAGGTTCACGTCTTTACCCTAGTCTCACCGGTGTTTCAGACTACAACAACAATAGAAATCCCAATTATGGACAGCCTGGAAACAACTACAACAGCGGTTCCCAGTATCCCTACCAACAACCAGGCAACAACCAGCCCTATCCTATAGGAACCGGTCCTTACAACATGTCCTATTCCGGTTACCCATCTGGCGTCAATAACGCAAATTACAACAACAGGTACAATTCCTCATTACCAACCTACCCAAACCACAACAATCTACCGAGCCAGAACAACTACGGAACCAATCCACATAGACCCTTCGGGACCCAGGGTGGAACCGTGAAGAACCCCTATCAAAACCACCAGAACGCCACAAGGCCCTACAACCCCGCCTACCCTAATTCTAGACAACCCGCCTATCCAACCAATCCAACCTACCCCAATAACCCCACTTATCCAATCAATCCAACCTATCCCAATAACCCCGCCTATCCTACTAACCCCACTTACCCGAATAATTCTAGATATCCAAACAATCCTAGTTATCCCAACTATCCAGCCGGTAACCAGGGTTACCGCAACAACGGCACCAGTTACCCAAGGCAACCAGCAACCAATAGCAATCCGCATAGGCCTTTCGGACAGCCTCCTAGGGGCGGAGCCACGCAACCAAATTATAACCCCTACTATAAGCATTAG